Proteins encoded in a region of the Sphingomonas sp. OV641 genome:
- the mltG gene encoding endolytic transglycosylase MltG, whose amino-acid sequence MRKAGCLGLIAGLVLIALLFWVGRDWSGEGPASKPLAVVVPEGASLARAAGELEKQGAIRSALRFRGYARVFGGGKPIKAGEYAIPARASAADILALLEDGKVRQRLVPVPEGYPSVLVHEALMRAEGLTGEVSVPREGSVLPDSYAYQLNDTRAAVVGRMQKAMADYLAAAWKRRKPGIAVTTPQEAVVLASIVEKETGKPSERRMVAAVYTNRLKTGMPLQADPTVIYPITKGKPLGRRIKRSELQAKNGYNTYASAGLPIGPIANPGRASIDAVLDPAKTSALYFVADGTGGHVFADTLDQHNANVAKWYAIRRARGEM is encoded by the coding sequence ATGCGCAAGGCGGGTTGCCTGGGACTGATCGCCGGATTGGTGCTGATTGCCCTGTTATTCTGGGTGGGTCGGGACTGGTCCGGAGAGGGACCGGCGAGCAAGCCGCTGGCAGTAGTCGTTCCGGAAGGTGCAAGTCTGGCGCGAGCGGCCGGAGAGCTTGAGAAGCAGGGTGCGATCCGCTCAGCATTGCGTTTCCGCGGGTACGCGCGCGTGTTCGGTGGCGGCAAGCCGATCAAAGCCGGCGAATATGCGATACCGGCCCGCGCCAGTGCGGCTGACATCCTGGCGTTGCTTGAGGATGGAAAGGTCCGCCAGCGTCTGGTTCCAGTACCCGAGGGCTATCCTTCCGTTCTGGTGCACGAGGCGCTGATGCGCGCGGAAGGGCTCACGGGAGAGGTGTCGGTTCCGCGCGAGGGCTCGGTGCTGCCGGACAGCTACGCCTATCAGTTGAACGACACGCGAGCGGCCGTTGTCGGCCGGATGCAGAAGGCGATGGCGGATTATCTTGCGGCTGCCTGGAAGAGGCGCAAGCCGGGGATCGCGGTCACGACCCCGCAGGAAGCCGTCGTCCTCGCGTCGATCGTCGAGAAGGAGACGGGCAAGCCGTCCGAACGGCGAATGGTGGCGGCGGTCTATACCAACCGTCTGAAGACGGGCATGCCGCTGCAGGCCGATCCCACCGTCATCTATCCGATCACCAAGGGGAAGCCGCTTGGGAGGCGGATCAAGCGATCCGAACTGCAGGCGAAGAACGGCTATAACACCTATGCGAGCGCCGGCCTGCCGATCGGCCCGATCGCAAACCCCGGCCGTGCCTCGATCGATGCCGTGCTGGATCCCGCGAAGACGTCTGCGCTTTACTTCGTGGCCGATGGCACCGGCGGGCATGTGTTCGCGGACACGCTCGATCAGCACAACGCGAATGTGGCGAAATGGTATGCGATCCGCCGTGCGCGCGGAGAGATGTAG
- the addB gene encoding double-strand break repair protein AddB, which translates to MGERTTPRLFTIPAHRGFADALAAGLIRRFGDEPLGLARGLVLLPNNRAKLAVTNAFVRASGGALVLPRLVAIGADDLGEAIGAALDPADAPDPPPPAIGSLGRRMILARLVKEAKPALDATEAVRLAGNLAATLDQLVVEEVDPARLSALDLGDLTEHWRQALELFQVVLDKWPGELASMGRIDAAARRTLLLRRLAERWGKTAPTGFVCAAGITDAAPAVAALLGRVAMLDNGLVVLAGLDRVMDQAEWDSLGPHQPDPITGRTPRAIEVHPQFHLKQLLSRMGMARDDVAPWPDGKDHQASAARGRTIANALAPAEYTARWTELRPQQRQLGGVRVAELASPAEEAQAIALALRQAVEEPERTAALVTPDRALARRVSAHCARWGLDVDDSAGRPLSITPPGTLLTAIVEAATDRFAPLALLTLLKHPLVRAGEQRGAWLERVRRLDRSLRGPRPAPGLDGIEVHLGDRAGAWWADVRALLDPLASAFAGGVTQLPALIAALRDAATSLAGDDAWRGPAGRGAADLLAELEADAVLGPPDVAVQELAPMLRLLMDEVAIRPPQGGHPRIAIYGLIEARLQSADLMILAGLNEGVWPGSAASDPWLAPRIRVALGLPGLERAIGVAAHDFGQGLGAPEVLITRSRRDARSPAIPSRLWLRLAAMAGDEFDRARDRKLEGWSRLIDDGGTPRPVARPAPNPAAALRPKAMSVTQVDRLKADPFAFYAQRILRLAALDPVDADPTAAWRGTAVHGVLEAWARDEDCRVDALRPLALSMLGDPGTHPLVRALWQPRLLAAVEWIAQRMAAEQDVGRKVLAAEGKGGTVIAGIELSGRFDRIDSMPDGTLAIVDYKTGKVPSAAAVRAGFSMQLGLLGAIAEAGGFAGISGRAGSFEYWSLARNRERSFGSVSTPVDPTGKSDRIPTAEFVDRARAVFAEAAGRWLTGYEAFVAKLHPEYAPYAEYDQLMRRDEWYGRDN; encoded by the coding sequence ATGGGTGAGCGCACAACACCCCGGCTTTTTACCATACCCGCGCACCGCGGGTTTGCGGATGCGCTGGCTGCCGGATTGATCCGGCGGTTCGGCGATGAGCCGCTCGGGCTGGCGCGCGGCTTGGTGCTTCTGCCGAACAATCGTGCGAAGCTCGCCGTCACCAACGCTTTCGTCCGCGCCAGCGGCGGTGCGCTGGTGCTGCCGCGCCTGGTTGCCATCGGGGCTGATGATCTTGGCGAGGCGATCGGCGCCGCGCTCGACCCGGCTGACGCGCCTGATCCGCCACCGCCAGCTATCGGATCGCTCGGCAGACGCATGATTCTGGCGCGACTGGTCAAGGAGGCAAAGCCGGCGCTGGACGCGACAGAGGCGGTGCGGCTGGCGGGAAATCTGGCGGCTACGCTTGACCAGCTTGTCGTGGAAGAGGTCGATCCGGCTCGCTTGTCCGCGCTGGATCTGGGCGACCTGACTGAGCATTGGCGGCAAGCGCTTGAACTGTTCCAGGTGGTGCTGGATAAATGGCCCGGCGAACTCGCGAGCATGGGCCGGATCGACGCGGCCGCCCGCAGAACGCTGTTGCTGCGGCGCCTGGCGGAACGATGGGGTAAGACGGCACCCACCGGCTTTGTCTGTGCCGCTGGCATCACGGATGCGGCGCCTGCCGTTGCCGCCCTGCTAGGCCGCGTCGCCATGCTCGACAACGGTCTGGTTGTCCTGGCGGGTCTCGACCGAGTGATGGATCAGGCGGAGTGGGACTCGCTTGGTCCGCATCAGCCCGATCCGATCACGGGGCGCACCCCGCGTGCGATCGAGGTGCACCCGCAGTTTCACCTGAAGCAGTTGCTATCGCGCATGGGTATGGCCCGCGACGATGTCGCGCCATGGCCGGATGGGAAGGATCATCAGGCGTCCGCCGCGCGAGGGCGAACAATCGCCAACGCGCTTGCCCCGGCTGAATATACCGCGCGATGGACTGAGTTGCGACCTCAGCAGCGCCAGCTTGGGGGCGTCCGCGTCGCGGAGCTCGCCAGTCCTGCCGAGGAAGCGCAGGCGATAGCGCTGGCCTTGCGCCAAGCCGTGGAGGAGCCGGAGCGCACCGCCGCGCTGGTCACGCCGGACCGGGCTCTGGCGCGGCGCGTTTCGGCGCATTGCGCCCGCTGGGGCCTCGATGTGGATGACAGCGCAGGCCGTCCTCTCTCCATCACGCCACCGGGAACGTTGCTCACCGCCATCGTGGAGGCGGCGACTGACCGCTTCGCGCCGCTCGCGCTGCTGACGCTGCTCAAGCACCCGCTCGTGCGGGCGGGGGAGCAGCGCGGCGCATGGCTCGAGCGCGTTCGCCGCCTTGACCGCAGCCTGCGGGGGCCGAGGCCCGCACCCGGTTTGGACGGGATCGAAGTGCATCTGGGGGATCGCGCGGGTGCCTGGTGGGCAGACGTACGTGCATTACTGGATCCGCTTGCCAGCGCCTTCGCGGGCGGGGTCACGCAGCTTCCTGCCCTGATCGCCGCCCTGCGAGATGCAGCAACGTCGCTCGCGGGAGACGACGCGTGGCGTGGCCCGGCGGGCCGTGGGGCAGCCGACTTGCTGGCCGAACTGGAAGCCGACGCCGTCCTGGGCCCGCCCGACGTTGCGGTGCAGGAACTCGCGCCGATGTTGCGGCTGCTGATGGATGAGGTCGCCATTCGCCCGCCTCAGGGCGGGCACCCGCGCATCGCGATTTACGGCCTGATCGAGGCGCGCCTGCAATCTGCGGACCTGATGATCCTCGCAGGTCTGAATGAGGGTGTGTGGCCGGGAAGCGCCGCGTCAGATCCATGGCTCGCCCCGCGTATTCGCGTCGCCCTCGGTCTGCCTGGGCTGGAGCGGGCGATCGGCGTGGCCGCTCATGATTTCGGCCAGGGGCTGGGCGCGCCCGAAGTGTTGATTACCCGGTCACGCCGGGATGCCCGCTCACCGGCGATCCCTTCACGACTATGGCTCCGCCTCGCCGCCATGGCGGGCGACGAGTTCGACCGCGCCCGCGATCGCAAGCTGGAAGGATGGAGCCGACTGATCGATGACGGCGGAACGCCGCGACCGGTCGCGCGCCCGGCGCCCAATCCGGCCGCCGCGTTGCGCCCCAAGGCCATGTCCGTGACGCAAGTTGATCGTTTGAAGGCCGATCCGTTCGCCTTTTACGCTCAGCGCATCCTGCGGTTGGCGGCGCTTGATCCCGTCGATGCCGATCCGACGGCTGCCTGGCGCGGTACGGCCGTGCATGGCGTGCTGGAGGCCTGGGCACGTGACGAGGACTGCCGAGTGGACGCGCTTCGACCGCTCGCGCTGTCAATGCTAGGCGATCCCGGCACGCATCCACTCGTCCGCGCGCTCTGGCAGCCAAGGCTGTTGGCGGCGGTCGAATGGATTGCCCAGCGCATGGCTGCGGAGCAGGACGTTGGCCGCAAAGTGCTGGCGGCGGAGGGCAAAGGCGGGACCGTAATCGCCGGCATCGAGCTTTCTGGCCGCTTCGACCGGATCGACTCCATGCCGGATGGCACGTTGGCGATCGTGGACTACAAGACCGGGAAGGTGCCTTCCGCGGCGGCCGTGCGCGCGGGCTTTTCCATGCAGCTGGGGCTGCTGGGCGCCATCGCCGAGGCCGGCGGATTCGCGGGAATCAGTGGCCGAGCGGGCAGCTTCGAATATTGGTCGCTCGCCAGGAACCGCGAACGGTCGTTTGGCAGTGTCAGCACGCCGGTCGACCCGACCGGCAAGAGCGATCGCATTCCGACCGCCGAATTCGTGGACCGCGCTCGTGCCGTATTCGCGGAGGCGGCGGGACGCTGGCTGACCGGGTACGAGGCGTTCGTCGCCAAACTGCATCCCGAATATGCACCCTATGCGGAATATGATCAGCTGATGCGCCGAGACGAATGGTACGGCCGTGACAACTAA
- a CDS encoding nucleotidyltransferase family protein — protein MTKPRVLRPELPALMPQTAMVMAAGLGKRMRPLTATRPKPLIQVAGKTLLDHTLDHLRTAGVKRAVVNVHYLADTLEGHLRAVDGIDITISDERAQLLETGGGLMKAKPLLGEAPIFVVNSDNYWLDGPIDALSLLAARWNAAEMDVLLLLVPLARAHCHRGQGDFHIAADGRITSRRRSGRLAPFVFIGVQILNPAILVDAPEGPFSTMLFWERAIAAGRAYGVVHQGLWVDVGTPAAVTRAEALLIDG, from the coding sequence ATGACGAAACCGCGTGTTTTGCGGCCGGAACTTCCGGCGCTTATGCCGCAGACGGCGATGGTGATGGCAGCCGGCCTCGGGAAGCGGATGCGACCCCTGACGGCCACCCGTCCGAAGCCGCTGATCCAGGTGGCGGGCAAGACGCTGCTCGATCACACGCTGGATCACCTTCGCACCGCCGGCGTGAAGCGCGCGGTGGTAAACGTCCACTATCTTGCCGATACGCTGGAAGGGCATCTTCGCGCTGTCGACGGGATCGACATCACGATTTCTGACGAGCGCGCGCAACTGCTGGAAACAGGCGGCGGGCTGATGAAGGCAAAGCCTCTGCTCGGAGAGGCGCCCATCTTTGTCGTGAACAGCGATAATTACTGGCTGGATGGGCCGATCGATGCCTTGTCGCTGCTGGCGGCGCGGTGGAACGCGGCGGAAATGGACGTCCTGCTGCTGCTGGTTCCCCTTGCCCGGGCTCATTGCCATCGCGGGCAGGGTGACTTCCACATTGCCGCGGACGGACGCATTACCAGCCGACGCCGCTCCGGCCGGCTTGCGCCCTTTGTGTTCATCGGCGTGCAAATCCTGAACCCCGCCATTCTCGTCGATGCGCCGGAAGGGCCGTTCTCCACCATGCTGTTCTGGGAGCGTGCGATCGCGGCCGGTCGCGCTTACGGTGTCGTGCATCAAGGCTTGTGGGTTGATGTCGGCACGCCTGCTGCCGTCACCAGAGCGGAAGCCTTGCTGATCGATGGGTGA
- the tsaE gene encoding tRNA (adenosine(37)-N6)-threonylcarbamoyltransferase complex ATPase subunit type 1 TsaE codes for MTSGSLRLADARETEEVGARLADLLQPGDIVTLTGPLGAGKTSIARGLLAGLGLAGEAPSPSFAIVQPYDPPEVRLPVLHVDLYRLDGPEELEELGLSEALFDSALVVEWPDRAGPSAWPQALRFALAIEPDGARRLTWEAPAAWERRWS; via the coding sequence ATGACGAGCGGCAGCCTGCGCCTCGCCGATGCGCGCGAGACCGAGGAGGTGGGTGCCCGGCTTGCCGACCTGCTGCAGCCTGGTGATATCGTCACGCTCACCGGGCCGCTGGGCGCCGGCAAGACCAGTATCGCGCGCGGGCTGCTCGCCGGCCTCGGTTTGGCGGGTGAGGCTCCGTCGCCCAGCTTCGCGATCGTTCAACCCTATGACCCTCCGGAGGTCCGGCTGCCGGTGCTGCACGTCGATCTTTATCGGCTGGATGGGCCGGAGGAGCTGGAAGAACTCGGGCTGTCGGAAGCGCTGTTCGATTCCGCGCTGGTCGTGGAATGGCCTGATCGGGCAGGGCCGAGTGCGTGGCCCCAGGCGTTGCGCTTCGCGCTGGCGATCGAACCGGATGGCGCGCGGCGCTTGACTTGGGAAGCGCCGGCGGCATGGGAGCGCCGATGGTCCTAG
- a CDS encoding aminoglycoside phosphotransferase family protein, with amino-acid sequence MVLDMTPPAEAPDFLAAHGWGGATVLPLAGDASFRRYFRIVDGGRSAVLMDAPPPHEDPRPFIAVAQWLSERGFGAPRIHAIDEARGLVLIEDFGNDRMREAIDADPEAALGLYANAVDVLVALRDHPAGAWRPYDRAELQREAGLLVEWYCPALGLDVDTAGYVTAWDEVLQHARYDRAVTVLRDYHVENLMLVGASRSLGLLDFQDALAGHAAYDLVSLLQDARRDVDPALERAMLDRYLAATGEGEAFMRAYHVLGAQRNAKIIGIFTRLWKRDGKERYPSLCPRVWAYLERDLARPELAPVARWFDANIPAQLRGDPLLLSVQ; translated from the coding sequence ATGGTCCTAGACATGACGCCGCCCGCCGAAGCGCCCGATTTCCTCGCTGCGCACGGATGGGGTGGAGCAACAGTGCTGCCTCTCGCCGGCGACGCCTCCTTTCGACGCTATTTTCGCATCGTGGATGGGGGGCGCAGCGCCGTGCTGATGGACGCGCCTCCGCCGCACGAGGACCCGCGCCCGTTCATCGCGGTCGCACAATGGTTGTCGGAACGCGGTTTCGGCGCGCCGAGGATCCATGCAATCGATGAAGCGCGCGGCCTGGTGCTGATCGAGGACTTTGGCAACGATCGCATGCGGGAAGCAATCGATGCTGATCCCGAAGCCGCCTTGGGGCTTTATGCCAATGCCGTCGATGTTCTGGTCGCCCTGCGCGATCACCCGGCTGGCGCCTGGCGCCCATATGATCGAGCCGAGCTGCAGCGCGAGGCCGGGCTGCTGGTGGAATGGTATTGCCCCGCCCTCGGCCTTGACGTCGACACGGCAGGCTATGTCACGGCGTGGGACGAGGTCCTGCAGCACGCGCGCTACGATCGCGCCGTTACGGTTCTTCGTGATTATCACGTCGAAAATCTGATGCTCGTCGGCGCATCCCGGTCACTCGGGCTGCTAGACTTCCAGGATGCGCTTGCCGGGCATGCAGCCTATGATCTGGTTTCATTGTTGCAGGATGCGCGGCGCGACGTGGATCCTGCGCTCGAACGCGCGATGCTGGATCGCTACCTCGCGGCAACCGGAGAGGGCGAGGCGTTCATGCGCGCCTATCACGTGCTCGGCGCGCAGCGGAATGCCAAGATCATCGGCATTTTCACCCGATTGTGGAAGCGCGACGGCAAGGAACGCTATCCAAGCCTTTGCCCGCGCGTCTGGGCCTATTTGGAGCGCGATCTCGCCCGTCCGGAGCTAGCCCCGGTCGCGCGCTGGTTCGATGCCAACATCCCCGCCCAACTCCGTGGTGACCCTCTGCTGCTGAGCGTACAATGA
- a CDS encoding PAS domain-containing sensor histidine kinase, with the protein MLIAAGAVLLLLIGAATMVLNRGLRALTAAAEQRDRLHLAEGLLAGAPMQPILVMANHRLDMPARIADLFGLVQPPSDFDGLSAAGGGLTPLDAEQLLNDVISVQRSGRPFIRQVRPRGAARTLTLRGARAPVGAGSAEVVIWVHDASEAQEEVERLAAEQTQVREAFDALTALIEAAPLPMWYRGPDLRLSMVNTAYVQAVEGADAADVVARGLELIEGSGQGGPLAGATVARQTGRPEIRVLPATIGGARRSMQLFDVPLPGGGVAGFAIDVEELEEARAREQRFAVAQRAMLDRLSAGVAQFGRDRSMVFCNQPFRRMFAMRSEWMVDRPEFDRVLERMREANRLPEVRDFPGWKAERRDWFTRTDAATEETWHLPGGVHIRVLAQLLPDGGLLLIFEDRTEEVQLASARDTLLRVRTATFDNLFEALGVFAADGRLQLWNNRFRALWEFEEEFLSSHPRVDAVAEKIAPKLRTPNRATLVTELVRSATSDRQQRSGRVALADGRHFAFAAVPLPDGNALFTMLDISDSRRAEQALRDRAAALEAANKVKTAFVANMSYELRTPLTSISGFAEMLHAGYAGKLTEQADQYVTAILSSVSRLGVLIDEVLDLTQGERDMPLRRELVDLADAARAAAEAVDQAAAERNIDFAVEIDASAGQVNGDVRRIRETMEHLLRHAINATMAGGRVLLHVDGDADRARIIVSDDGGGMDEDAAKHAFDRFAQPTTTRGVRALDLGLPLAKQFVEAHGGQISLVSELGIGTLVKAELPR; encoded by the coding sequence ATGCTGATCGCCGCCGGCGCCGTTTTGTTGTTGCTGATTGGTGCGGCTACCATGGTGCTCAACCGTGGTCTCCGGGCGCTTACCGCGGCTGCCGAGCAGCGGGATCGTCTGCACCTCGCAGAAGGGTTGCTCGCCGGTGCGCCGATGCAGCCCATCCTGGTGATGGCCAACCACCGGCTGGACATGCCGGCACGTATCGCTGACCTTTTCGGGCTGGTGCAGCCGCCGTCCGACTTCGACGGCCTGAGTGCCGCCGGGGGTGGCTTGACCCCGCTCGATGCAGAGCAACTTCTGAACGACGTGATCTCCGTTCAGCGGTCCGGCAGGCCATTCATCCGGCAGGTTCGGCCGCGGGGCGCCGCACGCACGTTAACGCTGCGCGGCGCGCGGGCGCCGGTCGGCGCCGGCAGCGCCGAGGTCGTGATCTGGGTGCACGACGCCAGTGAGGCACAGGAGGAGGTGGAGCGCCTCGCCGCAGAGCAAACGCAGGTACGAGAAGCGTTCGACGCTTTGACGGCCCTGATCGAGGCAGCGCCCCTCCCGATGTGGTATCGCGGGCCTGACTTGCGGCTGTCGATGGTCAACACCGCTTATGTTCAGGCCGTGGAAGGCGCGGATGCGGCCGATGTGGTGGCGCGCGGGCTCGAGCTGATCGAAGGTTCCGGCCAGGGTGGTCCGCTCGCGGGCGCAACAGTTGCACGTCAGACCGGTCGGCCCGAAATCCGCGTGTTGCCTGCAACGATCGGCGGCGCGCGACGGTCGATGCAGTTGTTCGACGTTCCTCTTCCCGGCGGCGGCGTCGCCGGGTTTGCCATCGACGTGGAGGAACTGGAGGAGGCGCGTGCCCGCGAACAACGCTTTGCCGTGGCACAGCGGGCCATGCTCGACCGGCTTTCCGCCGGCGTTGCGCAGTTTGGTCGCGATCGCTCCATGGTGTTCTGCAATCAGCCTTTCCGGCGCATGTTTGCGATGCGCAGTGAATGGATGGTCGATCGCCCCGAATTTGATCGCGTGCTGGAACGCATGCGCGAGGCGAACCGGCTGCCTGAGGTGCGGGACTTTCCCGGCTGGAAGGCGGAGCGGCGCGACTGGTTTACCCGAACCGATGCGGCCACGGAGGAAACGTGGCACTTGCCCGGCGGTGTCCATATCCGCGTGCTGGCGCAATTGCTTCCGGACGGCGGCTTGCTCCTGATCTTCGAGGATCGAACGGAAGAAGTTCAGCTCGCCTCTGCGCGGGATACGCTGCTGCGCGTACGCACCGCTACGTTCGACAATCTGTTCGAGGCGCTGGGCGTGTTCGCGGCGGATGGTCGGCTTCAGCTATGGAACAATCGCTTCCGCGCTTTGTGGGAGTTCGAGGAGGAGTTCCTGAGCAGTCACCCGCGCGTCGACGCGGTGGCCGAAAAGATTGCTCCCAAATTGCGGACGCCCAATCGCGCGACATTGGTGACCGAGCTGGTCCGTTCCGCGACCAGCGATCGGCAGCAGCGCAGCGGGCGCGTGGCGTTGGCGGACGGCCGCCACTTCGCCTTCGCCGCCGTTCCACTGCCGGATGGCAACGCGCTGTTCACGATGCTGGACATCAGCGATAGCCGGCGCGCTGAACAGGCGCTGCGGGATAGGGCAGCGGCGCTTGAGGCCGCTAACAAGGTGAAGACGGCTTTTGTCGCGAACATGAGCTACGAACTGCGCACGCCGTTGACGTCGATCAGCGGCTTCGCGGAAATGCTGCACGCAGGCTATGCGGGCAAGCTGACCGAGCAGGCCGATCAGTATGTGACTGCGATCCTCTCGTCAGTCAGCCGACTGGGGGTGTTGATCGATGAAGTGCTCGACTTGACGCAAGGCGAGCGGGACATGCCTCTGAGGCGCGAACTGGTCGATCTTGCCGATGCGGCGCGTGCCGCAGCAGAAGCAGTGGACCAGGCAGCGGCAGAGCGAAATATCGACTTCGCCGTGGAAATCGACGCGAGCGCCGGACAGGTGAACGGCGACGTGCGGCGCATCCGCGAAACGATGGAGCACCTGCTTCGACACGCCATTAACGCCACCATGGCTGGCGGGCGCGTGCTGCTTCATGTCGATGGCGACGCCGACAGGGCGCGCATCATCGTGTCGGACGACGGCGGCGGCATGGACGAGGATGCGGCCAAGCACGCCTTTGACCGCTTCGCCCAGCCGACCACCACGCGCGGAGTGCGTGCGCTCGATCTCGGGTTGCCGCTTGCCAAGCAGTTCGTCGAAGCACACGGTGGACAGATCTCGCTCGTCAGCGAACTTGGTATCGGTACGCTGGTGAAGGCGGAACTGCCCCGATGA